A genomic segment from Spirochaetota bacterium encodes:
- a CDS encoding Gfo/Idh/MocA family oxidoreductase encodes MKHDNLPFICFFGCGYIAKRHAKIIRKMYPDIRLGFSSLYEKDAKEYAAQFNGVSFQSYEEAAQSDCDIAFITTPHAYHKDLAILAANNKKHIIVEKPATRNLKEFDAIVKAVIKNNVRFTVAENYYFKPFLKTIHKHIAIGSIGKPLYIRLTKHNHDTIAGWRTDAALMGGGALLEGGCHWVNELVSLAGATPVAVQAIKADIVYQTNIPFEDTIHIAVKFDNGTFGTLFHSWFVPNTFKGMALSKIYGTEGNITFESNGLFTIVKGNRFAMSISFRDFLGFGAMHRSFIENYRTQKPWEPDYRRIRKELALIEAAYRSLKTNRFEEI; translated from the coding sequence ATGAAACATGATAATTTACCCTTCATTTGCTTTTTTGGATGCGGATATATAGCTAAGCGTCACGCAAAGATTATACGAAAGATGTATCCTGATATTCGTTTGGGTTTTTCAAGCCTGTATGAAAAAGACGCAAAGGAATATGCAGCACAATTTAATGGTGTTTCATTTCAAAGCTATGAAGAAGCAGCACAATCTGATTGCGATATTGCATTTATAACCACTCCTCATGCCTATCATAAAGACCTGGCAATTTTAGCTGCCAATAATAAAAAGCATATTATTGTTGAAAAGCCTGCAACACGCAATCTGAAAGAATTTGATGCTATTGTAAAAGCTGTTATTAAAAACAATGTTCGTTTTACGGTTGCTGAAAATTATTACTTTAAGCCTTTTCTAAAAACCATTCATAAACATATAGCCATAGGATCAATTGGTAAACCTTTGTATATACGGCTAACGAAACACAATCACGATACTATTGCAGGATGGCGTACTGATGCAGCACTTATGGGTGGTGGTGCATTGCTTGAAGGTGGTTGCCACTGGGTCAATGAACTTGTATCACTTGCAGGTGCTACCCCTGTTGCCGTTCAAGCTATAAAAGCTGATATTGTGTATCAAACAAATATACCGTTTGAAGATACTATTCATATCGCGGTGAAATTTGACAATGGCACTTTTGGCACATTGTTTCATTCCTGGTTTGTTCCCAATACATTTAAAGGAATGGCTTTATCAAAAATCTATGGCACCGAAGGGAATATTACTTTTGAAAGCAATGGACTCTTTACTATTGTAAAAGGTAATCGTTTTGCAATGAGTATATCTTTCAGGGATTTTTTAGGCTTTGGTGCCATGCATAGATCTTTCATTGAAAACTATCGCACACAAAAACCCTGGGAACCGGATTACAGGCGCATACGCAAAGAACTGGCACTCATTGAAGCTGCTTATAGATCATTGAAAACAAACAGATTTGAAGAGATTTAA
- a CDS encoding DUF1640 domain-containing protein — translation MGYALKVYEAFKDDEIKAKVLAEFIEKVEEAINNNQVATQQDLHVQELKLTKEIKEAELRLTKEIEKVRADLSVEIEKVRSDLSVEIEKVRSDLAVEIEKVRSDLSVEIEKVKSDLSVEIEKVRASLSIEIEKVQAEVQRAKVSILKWLIGLLLAQTITIISAMVGLFQVLK, via the coding sequence ATGGGATATGCGTTAAAAGTATATGAAGCATTTAAGGATGATGAGATAAAGGCAAAAGTACTGGCTGAATTTATTGAAAAAGTTGAAGAAGCTATAAATAATAATCAGGTAGCAACCCAGCAAGATTTACATGTTCAGGAATTGAAGCTAACAAAAGAAATAAAAGAAGCTGAGCTTAGATTAACAAAAGAAATAGAGAAGGTTCGGGCAGATCTTTCTGTAGAAATTGAGAAAGTTAGGTCAGATCTTTCAGTAGAAATTGAAAAAGTCAGGTCAGATCTTGCGGTAGAAATTGAGAAAGTTAGGTCAGATCTTTCGGTAGAAATTGAAAAAGTGAAATCAGATCTTTCGGTAGAAATTGAAAAAGTTAGAGCAAGCCTTTCAATTGAAATTGAGAAAGTGCAAGCCGAGGTACAACGCGCAAAAGTAAGTATATTAAAGTGGCTTATAGGGCTTTTGCTTGCCCAGACAATAACTATTATAAGTGCTATGGTGGGTTTGTTTCAGGTATTAAAATAG
- a CDS encoding glycyl-radical enzyme activating protein, with translation MKTLILEIKGNSLDDGHGIRTVVFFKGCPLNCVWCHNPESKKAVIELSWDKKECIACLSCAKVCPEHAIDLKNQNFVDRKKCTLCFRCVDVCPSGAMSTVGKLMSVEDVMQLVLKDKPFFDTSGGGVTLSGGEPLLNISFASELLKQCKYNNIHTLVETSGYFNWDEFETCIAPYCNTVYYDVKLIDEDDHKKYCGVSNAKILSNFKKLVYLSKNMGIQVVPRIPLVPGITSTEKNLTGIAEFVYGCGVNSIELLRYNPLWPEKCMKIGISGTINKTFTQWMSHEEYERCKELLGRVVKS, from the coding sequence ATGAAAACGTTAATACTGGAAATTAAAGGTAATTCACTTGATGATGGACACGGTATTAGAACGGTTGTGTTTTTTAAAGGTTGCCCACTAAACTGTGTATGGTGCCATAATCCGGAAAGTAAAAAAGCAGTCATTGAATTATCCTGGGATAAAAAGGAATGTATTGCTTGCCTGAGCTGTGCAAAGGTATGTCCTGAACATGCCATTGATTTGAAAAATCAAAACTTTGTGGACAGAAAAAAATGTACCCTGTGTTTTCGGTGTGTTGATGTATGTCCATCAGGTGCCATGAGTACCGTGGGAAAGCTTATGAGTGTTGAAGATGTGATGCAGCTTGTGTTAAAGGATAAACCATTTTTTGATACCTCAGGTGGCGGTGTGACGCTTTCAGGTGGTGAGCCGCTTTTGAACATTAGCTTTGCATCAGAATTATTGAAACAATGCAAGTACAATAACATTCATACCCTTGTGGAAACAAGCGGATATTTCAACTGGGATGAATTTGAAACCTGCATTGCTCCTTATTGTAACACGGTGTATTATGATGTTAAACTCATTGATGAAGATGACCATAAAAAGTACTGTGGCGTTTCAAATGCAAAGATATTGTCAAATTTTAAGAAGCTCGTGTATCTATCAAAAAATATGGGAATACAGGTTGTGCCGCGCATACCCCTGGTGCCTGGAATTACATCAACAGAAAAAAATCTTACAGGAATAGCTGAATTTGTTTATGGCTGTGGTGTTAATTCCATTGAGCTTTTACGGTATAATCCTTTATGGCCAGAGAAGTGTATGAAGATTGGCATCAGTGGTACAATCAATAAAACGTTTACACAATGGATGTCCCATGAAGAATATGAACGGTGCAAAGAGTTATTAGGTAGAGTTGTCAAATCGTAA
- a CDS encoding pyruvate formate lyase family protein: protein MLLFTSQSRLSTISTGIFIKSFLKFIAFNFNNRKSLNRYLKTKDGYLNFTIGLRTEDNGIVCSIAFIDGRVTVSGTIAPDANAILIFKNEDAARKLLLGTPTDIIYMLLKSDVRIDGSITYSNIFSFFISLLFNTVQKRAMKKERQADERKVKKEHPKPQKELSDEIIKRRKERLKGKKEDPNVLFLEDPYLSQYCLDDFPRIKKFLDDHLTKKPAICAERAILLTQWYREHGFDTDNNGTPWEPVLRNAHAYKYMMEHKKPVIQKDSLLPGTTTSKPIGSPIFPDSTGIMIWNELLTIPYRTYNPFDIDDQTREVLHFEILPYWLHRNFKEWVREKYNNPLCEQLDERFALYFDWKQATISHTIPNFPKVMAMGTSGMINEIKAELAKDCSQEKQHLLTAMIACLEGINGYAKNLAAQALSDSNQEKNPIRKQELLKIADICSRVPMYPCTTLHEALTAMWITWISLHNESLNAGLSLGRLDQWLQPYFINDMKNTPPEKQEEYIKQAIELVADFYMRCTDHFPLTPDLANFYFGGSSSDQAITLGGVTPDGKDAVNDMTYIFLKVTEMLSIRDPNVNARYMPGVNSDTYLKRLCEVNLITAATPSMHNDAAIMKALTPLGYDIRDIRDWSATGCVEPTLSHKHFGHTNMQMMNMVAALEMALNNGYHPLTRLDIGPKTGRPEDGAFKTFDDFFDAFTKQFAFIIDQSIDYNNKLAEAHQYLRPTPLLSAFIEGCLEKGKDVTKGGARYNSSGTAIIGLADVTDSMMVIKKLIYDEKKYTFADIKKAIDSNFQNDPVLLATVHTKVPLFGSGNEEAVAMANRIAKWAHDYFASIPHYRGGTYTTGFWSMSNHVAFGTLTGALPSGRLAGKPFTPGLTPQPFASKNLLDYIRDVAKLDPVNLTNNIAFNVKVVPSAIESREKTVTDMFSYVKTYFTLGGMQMQMNVVTSAILRDAMAHPENYRNLIVRISGYNAYFVTLNRQMQLELIERAEYGI, encoded by the coding sequence ATGTTACTTTTCACATCACAAAGCAGATTGAGCACAATTAGCACAGGTATTTTCATAAAATCATTTTTGAAATTCATTGCCTTTAATTTTAATAACCGCAAATCACTGAACCGATACCTTAAAACAAAAGATGGCTATCTCAATTTTACAATTGGGTTGCGTACGGAAGATAATGGAATTGTATGCAGCATTGCGTTTATTGATGGCAGGGTTACTGTATCAGGAACTATCGCCCCTGATGCTAATGCTATTTTGATTTTTAAAAATGAAGATGCTGCACGCAAGCTTTTACTGGGTACGCCTACTGATATTATCTACATGCTATTAAAGAGTGATGTGCGTATTGATGGCAGTATTACCTATTCCAATATATTCTCATTTTTTATTTCACTACTTTTTAATACTGTTCAGAAACGTGCAATGAAAAAGGAGCGACAGGCTGATGAAAGGAAGGTTAAAAAAGAACATCCTAAACCACAAAAAGAGCTAAGCGATGAAATTATAAAAAGACGAAAGGAGCGCCTCAAAGGGAAAAAAGAAGATCCCAATGTGTTATTTCTGGAGGATCCGTATCTTTCACAATATTGTCTTGATGATTTCCCACGAATAAAAAAATTTCTTGATGACCATTTAACTAAAAAGCCAGCTATCTGTGCTGAAAGGGCAATTCTTTTAACTCAGTGGTACAGGGAACATGGCTTTGACACTGACAACAACGGAACCCCGTGGGAGCCCGTGCTGCGCAATGCACATGCATATAAATATATGATGGAACATAAAAAACCTGTCATACAAAAGGATTCACTGTTGCCTGGAACAACCACCAGCAAACCCATTGGAAGCCCCATTTTCCCTGACAGTACAGGCATCATGATATGGAATGAATTGCTCACCATTCCATACAGAACATATAATCCTTTTGATATTGATGACCAGACTCGTGAAGTTTTGCATTTTGAAATACTGCCATACTGGTTGCATCGTAATTTTAAAGAATGGGTCAGGGAAAAATATAATAACCCTTTATGTGAGCAGCTTGATGAACGGTTTGCTCTGTACTTTGATTGGAAGCAGGCAACTATCTCTCATACCATTCCAAATTTTCCCAAAGTGATGGCAATGGGAACGTCAGGGATGATTAATGAAATAAAAGCCGAGCTTGCTAAAGATTGCTCACAGGAAAAACAGCATCTTCTTACTGCTATGATTGCCTGCCTTGAAGGTATTAATGGGTATGCAAAAAATCTTGCAGCACAAGCTTTAAGCGATAGTAACCAGGAAAAAAATCCAATACGGAAACAAGAATTGCTGAAAATAGCTGATATATGTAGCCGTGTACCAATGTATCCATGCACCACACTGCACGAAGCACTGACTGCAATGTGGATTACATGGATATCCCTACATAATGAAAGTCTTAATGCAGGTTTATCATTGGGACGATTGGATCAATGGCTACAGCCATATTTTATCAATGATATGAAAAACACTCCACCAGAAAAGCAGGAGGAATATATAAAACAAGCAATAGAACTTGTTGCTGATTTTTACATGCGATGTACCGATCATTTTCCCCTGACTCCTGATTTAGCCAATTTCTATTTTGGTGGCAGTTCATCTGATCAGGCTATTACGTTAGGTGGAGTAACACCAGATGGCAAAGATGCGGTTAACGATATGACCTACATTTTCTTAAAAGTTACTGAGATGCTTTCAATTCGTGATCCCAATGTCAATGCCCGCTATATGCCAGGTGTCAACAGCGACACCTATTTGAAGCGCCTGTGCGAAGTAAACCTTATCACTGCAGCTACTCCCTCCATGCACAATGATGCAGCCATAATGAAGGCTCTGACACCACTAGGATATGATATCCGGGATATACGTGACTGGTCAGCAACAGGCTGTGTGGAGCCAACATTATCGCATAAGCACTTTGGACATACCAATATGCAGATGATGAATATGGTTGCAGCATTAGAGATGGCACTTAATAATGGCTATCATCCACTTACACGGCTTGATATAGGGCCAAAGACGGGAAGGCCTGAAGACGGGGCTTTTAAAACCTTTGATGATTTCTTTGATGCATTTACCAAACAGTTTGCCTTTATTATTGACCAGTCTATCGATTATAATAATAAGTTAGCCGAAGCTCATCAATATTTACGACCCACACCGCTACTTTCAGCGTTTATTGAAGGCTGTTTAGAAAAAGGCAAGGATGTGACAAAAGGCGGTGCCAGGTATAATAGCTCTGGTACTGCAATCATTGGCCTTGCTGATGTAACTGATTCCATGATGGTTATAAAAAAGCTAATTTATGATGAAAAGAAGTACACATTTGCTGATATAAAGAAAGCTATTGATAGTAATTTTCAAAATGATCCGGTATTGCTTGCAACTGTTCACACAAAAGTTCCATTGTTTGGTTCAGGAAATGAAGAAGCTGTTGCAATGGCAAACAGGATTGCTAAATGGGCTCATGACTATTTTGCAAGTATTCCGCATTATCGTGGTGGCACCTATACTACTGGGTTCTGGTCAATGTCAAATCATGTTGCATTTGGCACACTTACTGGAGCACTGCCTTCGGGAAGATTGGCAGGAAAACCGTTTACACCTGGATTAACGCCTCAGCCATTTGCTTCTAAAAACCTGTTGGACTATATTAGAGATGTTGCAAAATTGGATCCGGTTAACCTTACCAATAATATAGCATTTAATGTTAAAGTAGTTCCTTCTGCAATAGAATCGCGAGAAAAGACTGTTACTGATATGTTCTCGTATGTGAAGACCTATTTCACATTGGGCGGGATGCAGATGCAGATGAATGTTGTTACATCCGCAATATTACGCGATGCAATGGCTCATCCAGAAAACTATCGCAACCTTATTGTGCGTATTTCAGGATACAATGCCTATTTTGTTACATTAAACCGTCAGATGCAATTAGAACTGATTGAGCGCGCTGAATATGGAATATAA
- a CDS encoding TetR/AcrR family transcriptional regulator: MPRTARNIEEVDIFKQQILDASVKIVIREGFSRLSMRKIASALGVTATTLYNYYTNKDELYFYIRIRGFELLYGLFEKAYTSAADIRDKIKSLIRSYIEFGIQYPDYYEVMFLNRNVPKFLDCIGTPLEVVGAKEKEIALKPFAFVIEKLQQHCGLDPDSAYITALQLWIECNGVVSLYNSRLIREVHDNPQRFVDSYVNIIAQRYVPLDIE; the protein is encoded by the coding sequence ATGCCACGTACAGCTCGTAATATAGAAGAAGTGGATATCTTCAAACAGCAAATACTTGATGCATCGGTAAAAATAGTTATCAGGGAAGGGTTTTCCAGGCTAAGCATGCGAAAGATTGCATCTGCATTGGGTGTTACTGCTACAACATTGTATAACTATTACACCAACAAGGATGAATTATATTTTTATATTCGCATACGAGGGTTTGAATTGCTGTATGGACTGTTCGAAAAGGCATATACATCTGCTGCGGATATCAGGGATAAAATAAAATCTCTGATTAGATCATACATTGAATTTGGTATTCAATATCCTGATTATTATGAAGTTATGTTTTTAAACAGGAATGTGCCAAAGTTTCTGGATTGTATTGGTACACCGTTAGAAGTAGTTGGCGCAAAAGAAAAAGAAATAGCCTTAAAACCGTTTGCTTTTGTTATAGAGAAGCTGCAGCAACATTGTGGGCTTGATCCAGATAGTGCATATATAACAGCACTGCAATTATGGATAGAATGTAACGGCGTTGTGAGTTTATATAACAGCAGGCTTATACGAGAGGTTCATGATAACCCGCAACGTTTTGTAGATAGTTATGTTAATATAATTGCACAGAGGTATGTTCCTCTGGACATTGAATGA